Proteins from a genomic interval of Nitrospina gracilis Nb-211:
- a CDS encoding nucleotidyltransferase family protein, whose product MDVPYQYKQFDAVVVAGEGLHSYQVLHQHKAFLEIENRSVVSYVIDALLKARSVRHIFVVGKEKELREHLRRDGINLHHPKTITLLEQKQSLYENVWFAYMESLPEPVPESHLENSIHKDKALLVVPCDSPLITPHEIDYFIAHADTDHYDYVLGLTPEKAMRPFYPKKGEPGIKMAYLHLREDKYRINNMHLVKPARIENRHYIQTMYQYRYQRDIKNVVRFGIELFKKDRYRGYRFYLCLLVCLMCARLKLDRVADWVRRWVPKRHLEAWVSHGLKTRFMSLVTPFPGATLDIDNNRDFEVMKLRFRDWKQYLRGLVEQYPLPEDLSAKTAMTQAPVSSKMDVPGQDIETVR is encoded by the coding sequence ATGGACGTTCCGTACCAGTACAAACAATTCGATGCGGTCGTGGTGGCAGGGGAAGGCCTGCACAGCTACCAGGTGCTACACCAGCACAAGGCGTTTCTCGAAATCGAGAACCGCTCGGTGGTGAGCTACGTCATCGACGCCCTGCTGAAGGCGCGCTCGGTGCGCCACATCTTTGTGGTCGGTAAGGAAAAAGAACTGCGCGAACACCTGCGGCGCGACGGCATCAACCTGCACCATCCGAAAACCATCACCCTGCTGGAGCAGAAACAGTCGCTTTACGAGAACGTCTGGTTCGCCTACATGGAGAGCCTGCCGGAGCCGGTGCCGGAGTCGCACCTCGAAAACTCCATTCACAAGGACAAGGCGCTGTTGGTGGTGCCGTGCGACTCGCCGTTGATCACGCCGCATGAGATCGACTATTTCATAGCCCATGCGGACACGGACCATTACGATTACGTGCTGGGACTGACGCCGGAGAAGGCGATGCGGCCATTCTACCCGAAAAAGGGCGAGCCCGGCATCAAGATGGCCTACCTGCACCTGAGGGAAGACAAGTACCGCATCAACAACATGCACCTGGTGAAGCCGGCGCGCATCGAAAACCGGCATTACATCCAGACCATGTACCAGTACCGCTACCAGCGCGACATCAAAAACGTGGTCCGTTTCGGCATCGAGCTGTTCAAAAAGGACCGCTACCGCGGCTACCGGTTTTACCTGTGCCTCCTCGTGTGCCTGATGTGCGCCCGCCTGAAACTGGACCGGGTGGCGGACTGGGTTCGACGCTGGGTGCCGAAACGGCATCTGGAGGCATGGGTTTCGCATGGTCTCAAAACCCGCTTCATGAGCCTGGTCACGCCGTTTCCCGGCGCCACACTGGACATCGACAACAACCGCGATTTCGAAGTGATGAAACTCCGTTTCCGGGACTGGAAACAGTACCTGCGCGGGCTGGTTGAGCAGTACCCCCTGCCGGAGGACCTGTCCGCCAAAACGGCCATGACCCAGGCTCCGGTTTCCTCCAAGATGGACGTTCCCGGCCAGGACATCGAGACGGTCCGTTGA
- the lepA gene encoding translation elongation factor 4 codes for MNQQHVRNFSIIAHIDHGKSTLADKLILKTGALEQRVFKDQYLDNMDLERERGITIKAQTVRLPYRTQKGDNYTFNMIDTPGHVDFSYEVSRSLAACEGVLLLIDASQGIQAQTIANVNLAMAGNLTIIPVINKVDLPSADPDMVREQLEDILQIDSTEAILASAKQGIGVDEIMEAIVERIPPPKGDPDKPLKALLFDAWYDLYKGVMILVRVVDGHLKEGMTIQMMATGHTFEVEELGAFTPVPKRIDSLSAGEVGFVIAGIKKLDETKIGDTVTEFKNNCAQPLPGYKDVKPMVFSGLYPIDGDQYENLRDALKKLRLNDASFTYEPETSAALGFGFRCGFLGLLHMEIVRERLEREYNVDLLTTAPTVVFHLKPEHGETIIIDNPSNLKKQDRTDTILEPYLLGTIIVPDEFVGVVMGLTRDRRGIQLKMEYLTPKTVMLQYALPFSEIVFDFFDHLKSATKGYASFDYEFLDFRASDLVKLDILFNGETVDALSMIVHRDKAYYRGRELVKKLKEQIPRQMFEVAIQASIGGKVIARESVKALRKNVLAKCYGGDITRKRKLLEKQKAGKKRMKQIGKVEIPQEAFLAVLRTDVK; via the coding sequence ATGAATCAACAGCACGTACGCAATTTTTCAATCATCGCCCACATCGATCACGGCAAGTCCACCCTCGCGGACAAACTGATCCTGAAGACCGGTGCGCTCGAACAGCGCGTGTTCAAGGACCAGTACCTCGACAACATGGACCTGGAGCGCGAGCGCGGCATCACCATCAAGGCCCAGACCGTACGCCTGCCATACCGGACGCAGAAAGGTGACAACTACACCTTCAACATGATCGACACGCCGGGCCACGTGGACTTCTCGTACGAAGTGTCGCGCAGTCTCGCCGCCTGCGAGGGCGTCCTGCTGTTGATCGACGCGTCGCAGGGCATCCAGGCGCAGACCATCGCCAACGTCAACCTGGCCATGGCGGGCAACCTGACCATCATCCCGGTCATCAACAAGGTGGACCTGCCGAGCGCCGACCCCGACATGGTGCGCGAGCAGTTGGAAGACATCCTGCAGATCGACTCCACCGAGGCCATCCTCGCCAGCGCCAAGCAGGGCATCGGCGTGGACGAGATCATGGAGGCCATCGTCGAGCGCATCCCGCCGCCGAAAGGCGACCCGGATAAGCCGCTCAAGGCGCTTCTGTTCGACGCCTGGTACGATTTGTACAAGGGCGTGATGATCCTCGTGCGTGTGGTGGACGGGCACCTGAAAGAGGGCATGACCATCCAGATGATGGCTACCGGACACACTTTTGAAGTCGAAGAACTGGGCGCGTTCACCCCGGTCCCGAAGCGCATCGACAGCCTGAGCGCGGGCGAGGTCGGCTTCGTCATCGCCGGCATCAAGAAACTGGACGAGACCAAGATCGGCGACACCGTCACCGAATTCAAGAACAACTGTGCCCAGCCCCTGCCCGGTTACAAGGACGTCAAACCGATGGTGTTCAGCGGCCTGTACCCGATCGACGGCGACCAGTACGAAAACCTGCGCGACGCGCTCAAGAAACTGCGCCTCAACGACGCGTCGTTCACCTACGAGCCGGAGACCTCCGCCGCGCTGGGCTTCGGCTTCCGCTGTGGCTTCCTGGGGCTGCTGCACATGGAGATCGTGCGCGAGCGCCTCGAGCGCGAATACAACGTGGACCTGCTGACCACCGCGCCGACGGTGGTGTTTCACCTGAAGCCGGAACACGGCGAGACCATCATCATCGACAACCCGTCGAACCTGAAAAAGCAGGACCGCACCGACACCATTCTGGAGCCGTACCTGCTTGGCACCATCATCGTGCCCGACGAGTTTGTCGGGGTTGTCATGGGCCTGACGCGCGACCGCCGCGGCATTCAATTGAAAATGGAGTACCTGACGCCGAAGACCGTCATGCTTCAGTACGCCCTGCCCTTCAGCGAAATCGTGTTCGATTTCTTCGACCATCTGAAATCAGCGACCAAGGGCTATGCGTCGTTCGACTATGAATTTTTGGATTTCCGGGCGTCGGATTTGGTAAAGTTGGACATCCTGTTCAACGGGGAGACGGTCGATGCGCTGTCCATGATCGTCCACCGCGACAAGGCATATTACCGCGGCCGCGAACTGGTCAAAAAACTCAAGGAACAGATTCCCCGGCAAATGTTCGAGGTTGCCATCCAGGCCTCCATTGGCGGCAAGGTCATCGCTCGCGAATCCGTCAAAGCCCTGCGCAAAAACGTGCTGGCCAAGTGTTACGGCGGCGACATCACGCGCAAACGCAAATTGCTGGAAAAACAGAAAGCCGGGAAAAAGCGGATGAAGCAGATCGGAAAGGTGGAAATCCCGCAGGAAGCCTTTCTCGCGGTGCTGAGGACCGATGTCAAATAA
- the lepB gene encoding signal peptidase I — MSNNTEQNTQDPARNTAAANAKQKSTLREYTEAIVIALVLALLIRTFIVQAFKIPSGSMEDTLLIGDHLLVTKFSYGIHIPNEIPFAGIRFFPDVLLFQEVPERGDIIVFKYPMDETKDFIKRVIALPGEKLELRHQQVYINGQRLEEPYVHHTEPPSLEPVPERDDLGPLLIPDGHVFVMGDNRENSHDSRKWGFLDLDKVRGKAQWIYWSWNGDRGSVRFDRIGLSVYDHEHTGAELPQP, encoded by the coding sequence ATGTCAAATAATACCGAACAGAATACGCAGGACCCGGCCCGCAACACCGCGGCCGCAAACGCCAAGCAGAAGAGCACGCTGAGGGAGTACACCGAGGCGATCGTCATCGCCCTCGTGCTGGCTCTGCTCATCCGCACTTTCATCGTGCAGGCGTTCAAGATTCCGTCCGGCTCGATGGAAGACACGCTCCTGATCGGCGACCACCTGCTGGTCACCAAGTTCAGCTACGGCATCCACATCCCGAACGAAATCCCGTTTGCCGGCATCCGTTTTTTTCCGGACGTTCTGTTGTTTCAGGAAGTACCGGAACGCGGCGACATCATCGTCTTCAAATACCCGATGGATGAGACCAAGGATTTCATCAAGCGCGTCATCGCCTTGCCCGGTGAGAAGCTGGAATTGCGCCACCAGCAGGTGTACATCAACGGCCAGCGGCTGGAAGAACCGTACGTGCACCACACGGAACCGCCCAGCCTGGAGCCGGTGCCGGAACGCGACGACCTGGGCCCCCTGCTGATTCCGGACGGCCACGTGTTCGTGATGGGCGACAACCGCGAGAACAGCCACGACAGCAGGAAATGGGGCTTCCTCGACCTCGACAAGGTGCGCGGTAAAGCGCAGTGGATCTACTGGTCCTGGAACGGGGACCGCGGCAGTGTGCGCTTCGACCGCATCGGCCTGTCCGTGTACGACCATGAACACACCGGGGCCGAACTGCCCCAACCCTAA
- a CDS encoding class I SAM-dependent methyltransferase: METPVFETGPDRLPLVTETGRVYFGLQHSSAPELNRRVVELFEYLNRHIGFRDNESGRHQQQCFNLILRYAYPEIMIDLADLVYVQHERPMVFLNLDHIDGNRRADRNAPLRNLSDEDMNHEMEFLFRSLAHAIRHDRDLAEDPVVVRLLAESYSTYLVLTENFPWDQGLTDLIPPIDEPVLDVATGLTGFGILHDWPEDRAPLYLSDSMPFIIEALTHYRDCIGKKNVEIVDARFPDGVDGAPRFGWMQVSKFLHHLQREDRRAFLKWALRQLKPGGRMMIVDTDLEYQILKEAQKPEYRDKLMPGYLETLVDIEDKFCHNLVEDVREAGFVVEDFEFHEFFDETDAYSYYPGDTLSLQFLGFEIVAEKVM, translated from the coding sequence ATGGAAACACCCGTGTTTGAAACCGGCCCGGACCGCCTGCCGCTGGTGACGGAGACCGGCCGTGTGTATTTTGGATTGCAACATTCGTCCGCACCGGAACTCAACCGTCGCGTGGTGGAGCTGTTCGAATACCTCAACCGGCACATCGGTTTTCGTGACAACGAGTCGGGCCGCCACCAACAGCAGTGCTTCAACCTGATCCTGCGTTACGCCTATCCGGAAATCATGATCGACCTCGCCGACCTCGTTTACGTCCAGCACGAGCGGCCGATGGTGTTTCTGAACCTGGATCATATCGACGGCAACCGGCGCGCCGACCGTAATGCGCCTCTGCGCAACCTTTCGGACGAGGACATGAACCACGAGATGGAGTTCCTGTTCCGTTCGTTGGCGCACGCCATCCGCCACGACCGGGATCTGGCGGAAGACCCGGTGGTGGTGCGGCTTCTGGCGGAGAGCTACAGCACCTATCTCGTGCTCACCGAAAACTTTCCGTGGGACCAGGGCCTGACCGATCTCATTCCTCCGATCGACGAACCGGTGCTGGACGTGGCGACGGGACTGACGGGATTCGGCATCCTGCACGACTGGCCGGAGGACCGGGCGCCGCTCTACCTCAGTGATTCGATGCCGTTCATCATCGAGGCGCTCACGCATTACCGCGACTGCATCGGCAAGAAGAACGTGGAGATCGTGGACGCGCGGTTTCCCGATGGCGTGGACGGAGCGCCCCGGTTCGGCTGGATGCAGGTCAGCAAGTTCCTGCATCACCTGCAACGGGAAGACCGCCGTGCGTTTCTGAAATGGGCGCTCAGGCAGTTGAAGCCGGGCGGGCGGATGATGATCGTGGACACGGATCTGGAGTACCAGATTTTAAAGGAAGCACAGAAACCGGAGTACCGCGACAAGTTGATGCCGGGTTACCTGGAGACGCTGGTGGACATCGAGGACAAGTTCTGCCACAACCTGGTCGAGGATGTGCGCGAGGCGGGGTTCGTGGTGGAAGACTTTGAGTTCCACGAGTTCTTCGACGAAACGGATGCGTACAGTTATTATCCCGGAGACACCCTGTCGCTTCAGTTTCTGGGATTCGAGATCGTCGCCGAAAAGGTGATGTGA
- a CDS encoding HAD family hydrolase — MTNDLKTRIADLTRKCEGVILDFDGLIADSEPFHYKAYNTVFERYGHSIDPDEYWVEFTSKGKGIKGEIERYDLKLDVTPESMREEKFELYSQFCNNGDIKLFPDAIRFLEAVTARFKVAIASGSWEHDIRAILDHGKAGHMVQTILGKSPGTRREKPAPDIFLQAAEQLGLKPERCFVVEDALKGLQAAKDAGMPCVIVLNPLNQNIDFSGADVVVSSLAEFLDHL, encoded by the coding sequence GTGACCAACGACCTCAAAACCCGCATCGCCGACTTGACCCGAAAGTGCGAAGGCGTCATCCTCGACTTCGACGGACTGATCGCCGACTCGGAGCCGTTCCACTACAAAGCCTACAACACGGTGTTCGAACGCTACGGGCACAGCATCGACCCGGACGAATACTGGGTGGAATTCACATCAAAAGGCAAAGGCATTAAAGGCGAGATCGAGCGGTACGACCTGAAGCTGGACGTCACGCCGGAATCGATGCGGGAAGAGAAGTTCGAACTCTATTCGCAGTTCTGCAATAACGGCGACATCAAACTGTTTCCCGACGCCATCCGTTTCCTGGAAGCCGTGACCGCACGCTTCAAGGTGGCCATCGCATCAGGTTCCTGGGAGCACGACATCCGCGCCATTCTCGATCATGGCAAGGCGGGGCACATGGTGCAGACGATCCTCGGCAAATCCCCCGGCACCCGGCGGGAAAAACCGGCGCCGGACATCTTCCTGCAGGCGGCGGAGCAATTGGGCCTGAAACCGGAACGCTGTTTTGTGGTGGAGGATGCGCTCAAGGGATTGCAGGCCGCGAAAGACGCGGGCATGCCCTGCGTCATCGTGCTCAATCCGCTCAATCAAAATATCGACTTTTCAGGAGCCGATGTGGTGGTGTCCAGCCTGGCGGAGTTCCTCGACCACCTTTAA
- the gcvT gene encoding glycine cleavage system aminomethyltransferase GcvT, which produces MSVNTPLKTTPLHAIHVRLGAKMVPFAGWDMPIQYKGVMDEHRTVRDGVGIFDVSHMGEVEVKGPQATAFLQRLVTNDVEKMTDGGILYSLMCYENGGVVDDLLIHRFDDDHYFLCVNAANTDKDFDWIERQTQGFDVTVENTSDQTAQLAVQGKHAEALLKPMLDIPVGDIAYYTFQRGKIEGADCIISRTGYTGEDGFEIYLSVDDAAAVYEKILEAGKQYGLQPIGLGARDTLRIEMGYPLYGQEIDAEHNPLEARLGFVIKLNKSADFLGKEALKKQKEMGLQRKLVAIKMKERGVPRSHYRILKDGQAVGEITSGTFSPSLNTGVALCYVPTEMAQVGNEVSVEIRNQAVSAEIISLPMVPSNVRKN; this is translated from the coding sequence ATGTCTGTCAATACGCCTTTAAAAACCACCCCCCTTCATGCCATCCATGTCCGTCTGGGCGCCAAAATGGTGCCGTTCGCCGGATGGGACATGCCCATTCAGTATAAGGGGGTCATGGACGAACACCGCACCGTGCGCGACGGCGTCGGTATCTTTGACGTCAGCCACATGGGCGAGGTGGAGGTGAAGGGCCCGCAGGCCACGGCCTTTCTGCAACGCCTGGTCACCAACGATGTGGAAAAGATGACCGACGGCGGCATCCTCTACAGCCTGATGTGCTACGAGAACGGCGGCGTGGTGGACGACCTCCTGATCCACCGCTTCGACGACGATCATTATTTCCTGTGCGTCAACGCCGCCAACACGGACAAGGATTTCGACTGGATCGAGCGGCAGACGCAGGGCTTCGACGTCACGGTCGAGAACACGAGCGACCAGACAGCGCAGTTGGCGGTGCAGGGCAAGCACGCCGAAGCGCTGTTGAAGCCGATGCTGGACATCCCGGTGGGCGACATCGCCTACTACACGTTCCAGCGGGGCAAGATCGAGGGCGCCGATTGCATCATCTCCCGCACGGGTTACACCGGCGAGGACGGATTCGAGATTTACCTGTCCGTGGACGATGCGGCGGCGGTGTACGAAAAAATTCTGGAAGCGGGAAAACAATACGGCCTGCAACCCATCGGCCTGGGCGCGCGCGACACCCTGCGCATCGAAATGGGCTATCCGCTTTACGGACAGGAGATCGACGCCGAGCACAATCCGCTCGAAGCGCGGCTCGGATTCGTCATCAAACTGAACAAGTCAGCCGACTTCCTTGGCAAGGAAGCGCTTAAAAAACAAAAGGAAATGGGATTGCAACGGAAGCTCGTGGCGATCAAAATGAAGGAGCGCGGCGTGCCCCGCTCGCATTACCGGATACTGAAGGACGGTCAGGCGGTGGGCGAAATCACCAGCGGCACCTTTTCCCCGTCCTTGAATACCGGGGTGGCTCTGTGTTATGTACCCACAGAGATGGCCCAGGTGGGCAACGAGGTTTCGGTGGAAATCCGCAATCAGGCGGTGTCGGCGGAAATCATTTCCCTCCCCATGGTGCCCAGCAACGTCAGGAAAAACTGA
- a CDS encoding winged helix-turn-helix domain-containing protein codes for MSGPSSKPAQLKPRFRITLHGEIALGPGKVDLLEAIGRTGSISAAAREIGLSYRRAWGMVDTMNQCFKKPLVERSKGGAGGGGAALTELGHSVVEHYRAMETKALKTVQADWKALHKNLNTK; via the coding sequence ATGTCCGGACCGTCATCCAAGCCCGCGCAGTTGAAACCGCGTTTCCGCATCACCCTGCACGGCGAGATCGCGCTCGGCCCGGGCAAGGTGGACCTGCTGGAGGCCATCGGCCGCACGGGATCGATCTCCGCCGCGGCGCGGGAGATCGGCCTCAGCTACCGCCGGGCCTGGGGCATGGTGGACACCATGAATCAGTGTTTCAAAAAACCGCTGGTGGAGCGCAGTAAAGGCGGAGCCGGCGGCGGCGGTGCGGCCCTGACGGAACTCGGGCACAGCGTCGTCGAACACTACCGCGCCATGGAAACCAAAGCTCTCAAAACCGTGCAGGCGGACTGGAAAGCCCTGCACAAAAACCTCAACACAAAGTGA
- a CDS encoding phosphodiester glycosidase family protein yields MKFGTHTQIIGALLVSLALGAASATPSVGKNGDLVPWVQLEPGLQLGTFLAPQKSIAGDSLVRVLRIDPARFRFRLLNASADQNKRRSAREWSQEHQLVAAINASMYQADNLTSVSLMQTIGHVNNTWYSKDRALLAFHPTKQGLPPVQILDRDCQDVDTLRARYRTLIQSIRMISCDGSNVWQQQDRIWSTAAIGTDENGHVLFMHVRSPYSTHDLINILLELPIHLKRAMYVEGGPEAQMFIQSGDQQMEFLGSYSTGSNENDANLIAWPIPNVVGIERVATTDSP; encoded by the coding sequence ATGAAGTTCGGCACCCACACCCAGATCATCGGCGCGCTCCTGGTCTCCCTGGCATTGGGAGCCGCCTCCGCAACCCCCTCCGTCGGGAAAAATGGCGACCTCGTTCCCTGGGTGCAACTGGAGCCGGGCCTGCAACTGGGCACCTTCCTCGCTCCCCAAAAATCGATTGCCGGCGACTCGCTCGTGCGTGTGTTGCGCATCGATCCGGCGCGTTTCCGCTTCCGTCTGCTCAACGCCTCGGCGGACCAGAACAAACGCCGCTCCGCCCGTGAATGGTCGCAGGAACACCAGCTCGTCGCCGCCATCAACGCCAGCATGTATCAGGCCGACAACCTGACCAGCGTGTCGCTCATGCAAACCATCGGCCACGTCAACAACACCTGGTACTCGAAGGACCGCGCCCTGCTTGCGTTTCATCCCACAAAGCAAGGCCTGCCGCCGGTGCAGATTCTCGACCGCGACTGCCAGGATGTGGACACCCTGCGCGCGCGCTACCGCACGCTGATCCAGAGCATCCGCATGATATCCTGCGACGGGAGCAATGTGTGGCAACAGCAGGACCGCATCTGGAGCACCGCCGCGATTGGAACGGATGAAAACGGCCACGTCTTGTTCATGCACGTGCGCTCGCCCTACAGCACGCACGATCTCATCAATATCCTGCTGGAGCTGCCGATCCACCTGAAGCGCGCCATGTACGTGGAAGGCGGTCCGGAAGCACAGATGTTCATTCAATCAGGCGATCAGCAGATGGAATTTCTGGGCAGTTATTCCACGGGCTCGAACGAAAATGACGCCAACCTGATCGCCTGGCCGATTCCCAACGTGGTGGGAATCGAACGCGTTGCCACCACCGACTCACCCTGA
- the gcvPA gene encoding aminomethyl-transferring glycine dehydrogenase subunit GcvPA, whose amino-acid sequence MRYIPHTETDIQEMLAAIGIGDVTELFHSIPESLRLVEPLNLPAALSEADMVQAMRRLEARNLNPDEYSVFLGAGAYRHFTPSIVNHMILRGEFATCYTPYQPEVSQGTLQAIFEFQSMICMLTGMEIANASMYDGSSALAEAVLMAHRINGGTEVLVAKSVHPEYRHVSRTYTQGLGITYKEIPFGGDGRFDLEFIKQNLTDNTGCVVIQSPNFFGVVEQYAELSEFLKEKNTRLVVAVAEATSLGILKPPGERGADICIGEGQALGLPVSYGGPYVGFFATKEEFFRQLPGRIVGETLDREGHRAYALTLATREQHIRREKATSNICTNQGLCALATTVYMAVMGKDGMHEVAKRNLLHADYMKNKLSKLKGFKIRFSGETYNEFVLECPKPAEEVRDQLLQEKIVAGLPLGQHYEELANCLLICATELTPQDQIDRLADQLGRI is encoded by the coding sequence ATGCGCTACATCCCGCACACAGAAACCGATATCCAGGAAATGCTCGCCGCCATCGGCATTGGCGACGTGACCGAATTGTTCCATTCCATCCCCGAAAGCCTGCGGCTGGTGGAACCGCTGAACCTGCCCGCCGCGCTTTCCGAGGCGGACATGGTGCAGGCCATGCGGCGGCTGGAGGCGCGCAACCTGAACCCGGACGAGTACTCGGTGTTTTTGGGCGCGGGCGCGTACCGGCATTTCACCCCGTCGATCGTGAACCACATGATCCTGCGCGGCGAGTTCGCCACCTGCTACACGCCGTACCAGCCGGAAGTCAGCCAGGGCACCCTGCAGGCCATCTTCGAATTCCAGAGCATGATCTGCATGTTGACGGGAATGGAGATCGCCAACGCGTCGATGTACGACGGCTCATCGGCGCTGGCGGAGGCGGTGCTGATGGCGCACCGCATCAACGGCGGCACCGAGGTTCTGGTTGCGAAGAGCGTGCACCCGGAATACCGGCACGTGTCCCGCACCTACACGCAGGGGCTCGGCATCACCTACAAGGAAATCCCGTTCGGCGGCGACGGACGCTTCGATCTCGAATTCATCAAACAGAACCTCACCGACAACACCGGTTGCGTGGTGATCCAGAGCCCGAATTTTTTCGGCGTGGTCGAGCAGTATGCGGAGTTGAGCGAGTTTCTAAAAGAAAAGAACACGCGCCTGGTGGTGGCGGTGGCGGAGGCGACGTCGCTTGGAATTTTGAAACCGCCGGGCGAGCGCGGCGCGGACATCTGCATTGGCGAAGGGCAGGCGCTGGGCCTGCCGGTGTCGTACGGCGGGCCGTACGTCGGTTTCTTCGCCACGAAGGAAGAGTTTTTCCGCCAACTGCCGGGCCGCATCGTCGGCGAAACGCTGGACCGCGAAGGCCACCGTGCCTATGCGCTGACCTTGGCGACGCGCGAACAGCATATCCGCCGCGAGAAGGCGACCTCCAACATCTGCACCAACCAAGGCCTGTGCGCGTTGGCGACCACGGTGTACATGGCGGTGATGGGCAAGGACGGCATGCACGAGGTGGCGAAACGCAACCTGCTCCACGCCGATTACATGAAGAACAAGCTGTCGAAGCTGAAAGGTTTCAAGATCCGCTTCTCCGGCGAAACCTACAACGAATTCGTGCTGGAGTGCCCGAAGCCCGCCGAGGAAGTGCGCGATCAACTGTTGCAGGAGAAGATCGTCGCCGGCTTGCCGCTCGGCCAGCACTACGAAGAACTCGCCAACTGCCTGCTGATCTGCGCCACCGAACTCACCCCGCAGGACCAGATCGACCGCCTCGCCGACCAACTCGGCCGCATCTGA
- a CDS encoding DUF4399 domain-containing protein, with the protein MIKTVRFGILAAMVFSVGCAAQGGSGGGDTGTMDRVSGDGKGVKIVKPRTAESVDNKVEVCLETSGYTVEPAKNGVNEGKGHHHLIVDVDLPPAGQPIPKDSNHIHMGDGSTCKTIELSDGMHRIQALFAKGNHVPYDPPVTDSIVVFVQ; encoded by the coding sequence ATGATTAAAACGGTTCGTTTCGGAATTTTGGCGGCTATGGTTTTTTCGGTAGGGTGTGCGGCGCAAGGAGGTTCCGGAGGAGGCGATACGGGCACCATGGACAGGGTGTCCGGCGACGGAAAAGGCGTTAAAATCGTAAAACCGCGAACTGCTGAAAGCGTGGATAACAAGGTGGAAGTTTGCCTGGAAACCAGCGGCTACACCGTGGAGCCCGCCAAGAACGGCGTCAACGAGGGCAAAGGCCATCATCACCTGATCGTCGATGTCGATCTGCCGCCGGCCGGCCAGCCCATTCCGAAGGACAGCAACCACATTCACATGGGTGACGGCTCCACCTGCAAAACGATTGAGCTGTCCGACGGCATGCACCGGATTCAGGCGTTGTTCGCCAAGGGGAATCATGTTCCTTATGACCCGCCGGTTACGGATTCAATTGTAGTGTTTGTTCAGTAA
- the gcvH gene encoding glycine cleavage system protein GcvH yields MEVPKDLMYTREHEWLRIDGNKGVIGITEFAQDQLGDVVFVELPKEGSDLQQESTFGVVESVKTVSDLYAPASGKVTKINKELEAHPELINQEPYGKGWIVEVELKDASEKNGLLSAADYENFLKEQNQ; encoded by the coding sequence ATGGAAGTCCCGAAGGACCTGATGTACACGCGCGAGCACGAGTGGCTGCGCATCGACGGAAACAAGGGCGTGATCGGCATCACGGAGTTCGCACAGGACCAGTTGGGCGACGTGGTGTTTGTCGAACTGCCGAAGGAAGGTTCCGACCTGCAACAGGAGAGCACGTTCGGCGTGGTGGAGTCGGTCAAAACGGTGTCGGACCTCTACGCTCCCGCCAGCGGCAAAGTGACCAAGATCAACAAGGAACTCGAAGCGCATCCGGAGCTCATCAACCAGGAACCCTATGGCAAGGGCTGGATTGTCGAAGTGGAGCTGAAGGACGCCAGCGAGAAAAACGGCCTGCTCTCTGCCGCCGACTACGAAAACTTCCTGAAAGAACAGAATCAGTAA